The nucleotide window TTCTCCCCGCCGAACTCCGCCCCGTAGAGCCGGAAGGCCGCCTGGCCGGGCCCGAAGAGCAGCACCACGGAAAGGACGATGATGCCGGCGCCGCCGACCCACTGGGCATAGGAGCGGAAAAAGAGGAGGGAGCGCGGCAGGGCCCCCGGGTCGAGGATGCCGAGGCCGGTGGTGGTGAAGCCGCTCACGGCTTCGAAGAGGGCATCCCAGAAGCCGGCCGCCGGGACGAAGGCCAGGGCGCCCGCCAGCCCGGCGGCCACGTAGGCCAGAGCCGTGACCACCAGGGCCTCCCGGAGGGGCAGGTCCGGGCCGTGGCCGCGGCCGCCGAGGAACCCGGCCCCCCACGTGCCGGCGGCCAGGAGGGCGAAGCGCGCCGCCGGTTCCCATTCGCCGCCGGCCGCGGCCACGGCGGCGGGGACCGCCAGGAGGAGGCCCAGGAGCCGGAGCACCGCCGCGAGATGGTGCCCCACGGCCCGGAGGTCCAAGGGCGGGATGTAGGCGGCGAGGCCGGGCACGTTCGCTGGACTCTCGGCGGCTCCTGGATGAAGTGGCGCAGCAGCGGCCGCCGCGGGCGTCCGCTCCAGGCCCCGGGAACGAGCCTAGGACGGCTCCGGGCCCGGGTCAAGGTGCCGGGGGATGATGGAGACCGGGCCCGCGGGCGGCGGGTCCCCCCGCCTGGCCGGCATGAACCCGCCGAAACGAAGACGGCCCCGGGGAAGCCGGGGCCGGGCCGTTCTGGGTGGTGCCGAGAGACGGAGTCGAACCGCCGACACGAGGATTTTCAGTCCTCTGCTCTACCAACTGAGCTATCTCGGCCTCGAAGCGGCCCCATTATTATGGGGGGTCCGGGCTTTGTCAAGGATCGGCGGCGCGGCGGAAGGCCGCGGGCCGCCACGGCGGCGGGCAGTTCGAGGGGCAGGCCGCGGCCGGAAGGGGGCTTGCGGCGCCGCCCTCTTTGACACCGTTTCCGGCCCCCGTTACATTCCGTGCATGCGGATGGAAGAACTCACCATGGAGGCCTTCGAGGCCGAGCTTCGCCGCACCCGGACCGTCATCGTCCCCTTCGGCTCCGTGGAAGAGCACGGGGCGCACCTCCCCCTGGGCACCGACACCCTCCACGTGGCCGAGCTGGCCGCCGCCGCCGCGAAGAAGCGACGGGCCCTGGTGGCGCCGCCGGTCTGGTACGGCCTGTGCCGGAGCACCCGCCGCCACCCCGGGACCCTCACCCTGTCCTTCGGGACGGTCCGGCGGCTGGCCGTCGAGATCGCCGGGAGCCTCTATGCCCAGGGCCTCCGGAACTTCGTCCTCGTCTCCGGCCACGCCGGGGGGACCCACATGGCGGCCCTGGAGGATGCCGGGGAGGAGATCCTGTCCACCCTGCCAGAGAGCCGGGTGGCCGTCCTCTCCGTCCTCGATCTCGTGGCCGGGCTCGAGGACGGGCTGGTGGAGACCCCGGGAGATTCCCACGCCGGCGAGGTGGAGACGGCCCTCATGCAGCATCTCCGGCCGGCCCTCGTCCACGGCACCAGCCCCGCGGAGTATCCCTCCTTCCCGAGGCCCCTCCTGGTCCGGGACAAGCGCCGGTACTGGCCCGGCGGCGTCTGGGGCGACCCCTCCAAGGCCTCCCCGGAAAAGGGACGCCGGATCCTCGAGGCCGAGGCCGAGGCGCTGGCCGCCGTGATCGAGCGACTCGAGAAGACCGACCCCGGTTCAGACCTCTAGAGCGAAAAATCCAAGCGGCCGGTTCGATGCCCTCGCGGGCCCCGGTGCCGGCCTTGCAGCGAGGAACTTCATGACAAAACACTGCCTGCGCATCCTGTTGCCGGTCGTCGTCGCGGTGAGCATCCTGTGGGGGGTCTGGAGCCCCGGTCCGGCCGCCGAGGCGGCCGCGCGGCCTCCGGCCCCGGATTTCCTGCTCCTGAACCTCTCCGGCCAGGAGGTTCGGCTCTCCGATTTTCGAGGCAAGGTGGTCCTGCTGAACTTCTTCGCCACCTTCTGCCCGCCCTGCCGCATGGAGATACCGGACTTCGTGGAGCTCAAGAAGGCCTACGCCGGCCGGGGCTTCGAGGTGGTGGGGATCTCGGTGGATTCCAACCCGGTCCGCGTCTTGCCGGGCTTCGTGGCGGGGTACGAGATCAACTACCCGGTCCTCCTCGGGACCGAAGACGTCATCCGCGACTACGGGAACATCTACGCCATCCCGGTGACGTTCCTTGTGGACCGGAAGGGTCGCATCGTGCTGCGGTACCAGGGCATGGTCTCCCGGGGCGATCTCGAGCCCTACATACGGAGGGTCCTGGCCGAGCGGTGATCCGGTGGCCGGGGGGGCGGCCTACTTGCGCATGGTGGCGATCATCCGGTGGGGCTTCAGGAAGATGTCCAGGGCGTCGAGGATGTTCAGGAACACCACCCGGCTGGCCTGGATGGCCTTGGTGGAGGCCCCCTCCGGGCCGATGACGCAGATGCCGAAGGCCGCTTCCCGGAGCATGAGGGCGTCGTTGCAGCCGTTGCCGATGGCCACGGTCTTTTCGCGGCCGAGCCGCTCGATGTAGGCCAGCTTCTGGATGTCGCCCCGGCCGGATTCCAGGGCGTGCAGGGTGATGTCCATGTGGCCCGTCAGCTCCGGGGCGATCCGGTCCAGGGTCTGGTTGGTGTCCGCGGTGAGGATGTGGACGTTCAGGATCTGGGTGAGTTGCTTCAGCCGGTCGGGCACGCCCTCGATCATCCGCCCGTCCACGGTGAGGGTCCCGTTGAGGTCCAGGACGAGGTTCGAGAGGTCGTAGAAGACCCCGCAGGGCAGGTCCAGCGCGATATGCCTTTCAGCCATGAAATCCTCCTTGCAGCGTGGTGACGCAGCTTGTATGCGACCCCGCCCTCCGCGGGCGGGGTGGATGCCGCACGGGGGCTGGCCGGGTGCCGCGCTAGGCGTTCACCTTGGCCAGCAAGGCGTGGCGGATCCGCTCGGGGAGGAAGCGGATCGCCAGCTCGGCGATCTCCCGGGCGCTTCGGACGATGTCGCCCTCTCCCCGCCAGTGTTCCCGGAGGACCGCCTCGTCGGTCCGGACCAGGAGCCGGAGGAGGGCCAGGGCCACCAGGTAGACGTCGTCCACCATGCCGAGGAAGGGGATCCAGTCCGGGACGAGGTCCACCGGGTTCAGGAGGTAGGCCACGGTGGCTCCGAGGATGGCCTTGTCACCGGCCGAGACCCTGGGGTCCCGGAGCAGGTTGACCAGGAGGGCCAGGAACTTGGGGATGCTCCTCGCGGCCCTGCGAAGCACTTCCGTGTCGAATGCGGGGGGCATCGAGGTCACCTCCCTCGGCGAGATCTCCGGCGGTTCGTTCACGACGGCGCCCGCAAGGACGCCGGGGCTGCCGCAGGGCCCCGGCCGGGATCGATGCCGCCGGGCCTCCGCGTTGCGCACTCGGTGATCCGTTCCGGGCCGTCCCGTTCGTCGTCGTGCGCCTTCCGTTTCAACGGAAATAAAACCGATCGGCGGAGATTCGTAAAGTGAGGCCGCCAGCGGCGGCATCCGCATCCGTCCGTCGGCCTGGAATGGTTCCAAGAAAGAGGCCGACCATGACGGCGTCGCAAAAAGTCGCGGGCTGCGGCGTTGCTTTGGATGTTCTCGTCATTGCGGTGTACCGTAGGGTACGCTTCATTCCCCGACATCTTCGCGCCTTGCATCTGGCGATTTTTGCTTGGCCATCCACTCAGAAGACTTTTTAAGAGGCCATCAACCATGAATGTCCCGGACGCCCTGATCTATCCCGTCACCTTCCCGCGCCGCCGCCTCCTCGCCCCCCTCTCCGGCCTCTTCCGCCGCCTCGTCCTGCTCCAGCCCACCGAGGAGGTCCGGCCGCCGGGCCTCGACGAGACGTGGGTGCCGGGGGCGCGGGTCGATTTGGTGGCGCCCCTTCCCCTGGGGGCCGGGCTCGGCGACTTCCAGCGCCGCCTCCGGGAGGCGCTGGCGTGGGCCCGGGAGGTCGGCCTCGGCGAGGGCCGGGTCCTTTCGGCCCTCGTGGGGCTTTCCGGGCGCGGCGGTGAGGAGACCCCCCAGGACATCCTGGCGGCCCTCAAGGGGCCGGCGGCGGACGGCGGCCTGGAGGCGGCCCGGTGGCTCCTCCAGCTCGCCCAGGTCCAGGACGAGGAAGAGGACGCCGTGGACGCCGATTTGATCGACCTGGAAGGACGCCGGGCCCGCCTCGAGTCGCTCCTCCGGGGGGCCGACGGGGTGCCCCTGGAGGTCCGGTCTCCCTGGGTGGGGGACACCGGCCGGGGGGTGCCGCCCGTCGCCCACGCCGGTCCCCGCCTCCAGGCCTGGGCCCGGCTCTGGTCGGCGGGGCGGCCGGCGGTGCCGGCGGCCTGCCCCGTGGGATGCGGGGCCGCGGTGAAGGACGAGCTGGAGCGGTTGCACGAGGCGGAGCGGACGGGCGGCGTGGCCCGCGACCTCGCCGTCCTCCGGCTGGACGAGCCCCCGGGGGAGGCCGCGGCGATGGCGGCCGCGCTGGCGGATTTGGCCCGGGAGGCCGGTGTCCGGGCCCTCGGCCCCGGCGGATCGGCGGCGGCGCGGATCGAGGAGATCGAGGCCCGCTGGAACGGCGGCGGGCCGCCGGACCCGGCGTGCCCGAGGCTCGTCCTCACCGGGTTTCCCGGCCGCCGCCTGGAAGATCTCTTCCGGCGGGCCGCCGGGGCGCCCCCGGACGAGGCCCGTGGGGCGGCGGACGGCTGGTCGTTCTTCCTGGTCTAGGGGGCCGATCCCGCCGCGGCCGCCCCGCTCAGCCGCCACTTCAGCGTCTTTTCGAGGCCTTCCGCGAGCCCGGTCCGGGGCTGCCACCCGAGGCCGTCCCGGGCCTTTTCGATGCGCAGGCAGCTGCGGCGGATGTCGCCGGGCCGGGCCGGGGCGGTCTCGAGGCGCCGGAGCGCCGGATCGAGGCCGGGGATGAGGCCGGCGGCCAGGTCGAAGAGGGTCTCGTAGAGCTGCCGGGTCCGGGTCCCTACGCCGGTGGCGATGTTGAAGGCCGCGCCCCCGCCCACGGAGAGGGCCTTGAGGTTGGCCTCGGCCACGTCGCCCACGTAGCAGTAATCTCGCACCATCCCGTCGGGTTCGCCGGGGAAGTGGTAGAGGGTGGAGGGCCGGCCCGCCGCCAGGTTGTCCATGAAGATGGCCACCACTCCCGCCTCCCCGTGGGGGACCTGGCGGGGGCCGTAGACGTTGCTGTAGCGGAGGACGGTGTAGTCCAGGCCGTGCTGGGCGCGGTAGAAGGCGAGGTACTGCTCGGCCACCGCCTTGGTGATGGCATAGGGCGAGACGGGCTGCGGCGGCGCCGCCTCCGAGGTGGGGTACTCCTGGGCTTCGCCGTAGATGGCGCCGCCGGACGAGATGAAGATCACCTTCCGGACGCCGGTGCGGCGGGCCGCCTCCATGAGGTTCAGGAAGCCGTCCACGTTGACGGCGGCATCGCGGCGGGGATCCCGGACGGAGTCCGGCACGGAGATCTGGGCGGCGTGGTGGTTGAGGACGTCGGGGCGCTCCTGCTCGAAGAGGCGCCGGATCCCATCGTCCCGGATGTCGGCGCGGTGGAAGCGGGCCGCGGGGTGGAGGTTTTCCGGGCGGCCGGAGGAGAGGTCGTCCACCACCACCACGTCGTGGCCGGCCTCGATGTAGGCGTCCACCACGTTGGAGCCGATGAACCCGGCCCCGCCGGTCACGAGGATCTTCATCTCGACGGCCTCCTGCCAGGGCTCCTGGGTCCGTGGGCGTTCAAGAACGGATGGCGTCGCGAGAATCGCCGATAACGGTGGTGTTCCAAGCTCCTCGCTCCTCCGCAGAGTTTTCAGTGACGCCTCATTCCTCGCGATGGCCGTGCCTTGTCTTTGGCGATTCTCGCTCGGCCATCCGTGCAGAGGACCTTTTACGAGGGCGTCACCGCGGGGGGCATGCCTCGCCCATGACCTGAAGCTCGAGGCGACGGGTCCAGTGCATCTCGAAGCCGCCACGGATCCAGGAAGGTCTCAGGCGGGCATGCTAGCACGGAACGGGCCGGGGGCAAAGGGCCCCGGCCGGTCCGGCCGGGGGCACTGGACGCGGCCTTTCCCTTTTTGCTAATATCCTCGGGTCGGCCGCCGCCGGGCGGGCCCGCCCGGGGCCGGCGGCCGTATCCACATGGGAAGCCGCTGGAACGGGGCGGGCGAGGGGGGCCGACATGCCGAAGGTGACGTTCCTGCCATCCGGGGTCGAAGTCGATGTCCCGCCGGGGGAGAACCTCCTGCGGGCCGCCATGCTGGCCGGTCTCCACGTCAATGCCTCCTGCGGGGGCGCCGGCGTGTGCAACAAGTGCAAGGTGCTCCTCGAGGCCGGCGAGGCCCGGGGCGAAAGGCTCCCCGACGGGGGCTGGAAGGCCTGCGCCACCGTCCCCGCCGGCGACGTCCAGGTGCGGATCCCGGTGGAGTCGGAGATGGACCGGCGGGCGCTGGCCCGGCCGCGGCGGGCCGCCGCGTGGATCCAGGCCGGCGAAGGGCGGGCCGAGTGGCCGGTGGCCCCCCTGGTCCAGAAGACCTTCCTCACCCTCCCCGCGCCGACGCCCCAGGACAACGTGAGCGACCTCTACCGGCTCCGCCGCGAGTTGGCCCAGGGAGAGCTGGCCGACGTGGCCCTCGAGGTGGACCCTCCGGTCCTCTACACCCTCGCCGAGACCCTCCGCGCCGACGACTGGCGGGTGACCGTGAGCCTCCGTGGGCATCTCGGCGTCCCGGCGCCGCCCCGGCTCATCCGGGTGGAGGCCGGCGACACCACGGGCGCCCACGCCGCGGTGGCCGTGGACATCGGCACCACCACCGTCTCGGCCGAGCTGGTGGACCTTGCCACCGGTGCCGTTCTGGCCGAGGTCTCCGACTACAACCCCCAGGTGAGCTACGGCGAGGACGTGATCTCCCGCATGGAGTTCGCCCGGAAGGGGGACGGGCTGGCCGTGCTCCAGCGGAAGGTGGTGGAGCGTCTGAACGGCCTCGTCCGCGAGCTCTTCCAACAGGCTGAGCTCTCCCCCGACCGTCTCTCCCTCATCACCGTGGGCGCCAATTCCGTCATGACCCACTTCCTCCTCGGGCTCGACCCGCGCCATCTCCGCATGAAGCCCTACACCCCGGTGGCGAACCACTTCCCGGCCTTTCGGGGGAGGGACATCGGCCTGCACGTGGCGCCCCACGTCCGGGTCTACCTCGCCCCGTGCGTCGCCAGCTACGTGGGCGGCGACATCGTGGCCGGGGTGGTGGGGGTCGGGCTCCAGCGTGAGGAGGCCCTCACCCTCTTCATCGACATCGGGACCAACGGGGAGATCGTGCTGGGCAACCGCGACTGGATGGCCTGCGCGGCCTGCTCCGCCGGCCCGGCCTTCGAGGGCGGGGGGATCCGCCACGGCATGCGGGCCACCACCGGGGCGGTGGAGCTGGTCCACGTGCACCCCGAGACCCACGAGCCCATGGTGCTCACCATCGGCGGGCGGCGGGCCAAGGGGATCTGCGGCTCCGGGATCATCTCGCTCCTGGC belongs to Dissulfurirhabdus thermomarina and includes:
- a CDS encoding creatininase family protein, whose protein sequence is MRMEELTMEAFEAELRRTRTVIVPFGSVEEHGAHLPLGTDTLHVAELAAAAAKKRRALVAPPVWYGLCRSTRRHPGTLTLSFGTVRRLAVEIAGSLYAQGLRNFVLVSGHAGGTHMAALEDAGEEILSTLPESRVAVLSVLDLVAGLEDGLVETPGDSHAGEVETALMQHLRPALVHGTSPAEYPSFPRPLLVRDKRRYWPGGVWGDPSKASPEKGRRILEAEAEALAAVIERLEKTDPGSDL
- a CDS encoding TlpA family protein disulfide reductase, with amino-acid sequence MTKHCLRILLPVVVAVSILWGVWSPGPAAEAAARPPAPDFLLLNLSGQEVRLSDFRGKVVLLNFFATFCPPCRMEIPDFVELKKAYAGRGFEVVGISVDSNPVRVLPGFVAGYEINYPVLLGTEDVIRDYGNIYAIPVTFLVDRKGRIVLRYQGMVSRGDLEPYIRRVLAER
- a CDS encoding HAD family hydrolase; amino-acid sequence: MAERHIALDLPCGVFYDLSNLVLDLNGTLTVDGRMIEGVPDRLKQLTQILNVHILTADTNQTLDRIAPELTGHMDITLHALESGRGDIQKLAYIERLGREKTVAIGNGCNDALMLREAAFGICVIGPEGASTKAIQASRVVFLNILDALDIFLKPHRMIATMRK
- a CDS encoding YkvA family protein, translated to MPPAFDTEVLRRAARSIPKFLALLVNLLRDPRVSAGDKAILGATVAYLLNPVDLVPDWIPFLGMVDDVYLVALALLRLLVRTDEAVLREHWRGEGDIVRSAREIAELAIRFLPERIRHALLAKVNA
- a CDS encoding NAD-dependent epimerase/dehydratase family protein, whose product is MKILVTGGAGFIGSNVVDAYIEAGHDVVVVDDLSSGRPENLHPAARFHRADIRDDGIRRLFEQERPDVLNHHAAQISVPDSVRDPRRDAAVNVDGFLNLMEAARRTGVRKVIFISSGGAIYGEAQEYPTSEAAPPQPVSPYAITKAVAEQYLAFYRAQHGLDYTVLRYSNVYGPRQVPHGEAGVVAIFMDNLAAGRPSTLYHFPGEPDGMVRDYCYVGDVAEANLKALSVGGGAAFNIATGVGTRTRQLYETLFDLAAGLIPGLDPALRRLETAPARPGDIRRSCLRIEKARDGLGWQPRTGLAEGLEKTLKWRLSGAAAAGSAP
- a CDS encoding ASKHA domain-containing protein, whose translation is MPKVTFLPSGVEVDVPPGENLLRAAMLAGLHVNASCGGAGVCNKCKVLLEAGEARGERLPDGGWKACATVPAGDVQVRIPVESEMDRRALARPRRAAAWIQAGEGRAEWPVAPLVQKTFLTLPAPTPQDNVSDLYRLRRELAQGELADVALEVDPPVLYTLAETLRADDWRVTVSLRGHLGVPAPPRLIRVEAGDTTGAHAAVAVDIGTTTVSAELVDLATGAVLAEVSDYNPQVSYGEDVISRMEFARKGDGLAVLQRKVVERLNGLVRELFQQAELSPDRLSLITVGANSVMTHFLLGLDPRHLRMKPYTPVANHFPAFRGRDIGLHVAPHVRVYLAPCVASYVGGDIVAGVVGVGLQREEALTLFIDIGTNGEIVLGNRDWMACAACSAGPAFEGGGIRHGMRATTGAVELVHVHPETHEPMVLTIGGRRAKGICGSGIISLLAGLFTSGAVDPQGKFRRDLATPRIREGRDGWEYVVVEAEATATGEDIVFTEVDIENLIRAKGAMFAGYLTLLESVGMTFEDLDRVVLAGNFGSYLDLEQAITIGLLPDIPRERFFFAGNASLLGARSAAVSREAAAEQHRVAQMMTHFDLSDNPQFMQHYMSSLFLPHTDAALFPSVGGGAA